A window of Streptomyces sp. SAI-127 contains these coding sequences:
- a CDS encoding protein kinase, producing MAQQQRAQGPSDPEATGGGMSDAPELWGNGGLVGDGRYRLTRRLGRGGMAEVFAAEDVRLGRTVAVKLLRADLAEDPTSKARFTREAQSVAGLNHHAIVAVYDSGEDYVGGQSVPYIVMEIVEGRTIRDLLLNAEAPGPEQALIIVSGVLEALAYSHQHGIVHRDIKPANVIITHNGAVKVMDFGIARALHGASTTMTQTGMVMGTPQYLSPEQALGKAVDHRSDLYATGCLLYELLALRPPFTGETPLSVVYQHVQDIPTPPSQVSDAVPPELDGLVMRSLAKEPDDRFQTAEEMRGLVQYGLQMLYDQGGHTGTWNTGPVTAHDGRGTPSAGFASTSVLPHSGDSSGTTQIPQPILPSGYSGGDDGGFEGHGNRGSGRGKLWILAVLAVIAVAAGVALALNGGGGGGGGGTGTSVTPTTSQSTEDQTASETPSEEPTEEQTDTSTDDSGSSGGSGYTPSYTPSYTPSYTPSPTATQPSETATEPTDTAEPTDTAPEPTESADPTGGLVGGTEGGGGGDS from the coding sequence ATGGCACAGCAGCAGCGCGCTCAGGGCCCGTCCGACCCCGAGGCGACTGGCGGCGGAATGTCAGATGCGCCGGAGCTGTGGGGTAACGGCGGACTGGTGGGGGACGGCCGATATCGGCTGACCCGCAGACTCGGCCGGGGTGGTATGGCCGAGGTGTTCGCGGCCGAGGACGTACGGCTCGGCCGCACCGTGGCGGTCAAGCTGCTGCGCGCCGACCTCGCCGAGGACCCGACCTCCAAAGCCCGCTTCACGCGCGAGGCCCAGTCCGTGGCCGGCCTCAACCACCACGCGATCGTCGCCGTGTACGACTCCGGCGAGGACTATGTGGGCGGCCAGTCGGTGCCGTACATCGTCATGGAGATCGTCGAGGGCCGGACGATCCGGGATCTGCTGCTCAACGCCGAGGCGCCCGGTCCCGAGCAGGCTCTGATCATCGTCTCCGGGGTCCTGGAGGCGCTCGCCTACTCGCACCAGCACGGCATCGTGCACCGCGACATCAAGCCGGCGAACGTGATCATCACGCACAACGGCGCCGTCAAGGTCATGGACTTCGGCATCGCCCGCGCCCTGCACGGCGCGTCCACGACGATGACGCAGACCGGCATGGTCATGGGCACCCCGCAGTACCTCTCCCCGGAGCAGGCCCTCGGCAAGGCGGTCGACCACCGCTCCGACCTGTACGCCACGGGGTGTCTGCTGTACGAACTCCTCGCGCTGCGGCCGCCGTTCACGGGTGAGACCCCGCTCTCCGTCGTCTACCAGCACGTCCAGGACATCCCGACGCCTCCGTCGCAGGTCTCCGACGCCGTCCCGCCGGAGCTCGACGGTCTGGTCATGCGCTCGCTCGCCAAGGAGCCGGACGACCGTTTCCAGACGGCCGAGGAGATGCGCGGGCTCGTCCAGTACGGCCTGCAGATGTTGTACGACCAGGGCGGCCACACCGGCACCTGGAACACCGGCCCGGTGACGGCGCACGACGGCCGCGGCACGCCCTCCGCGGGCTTCGCGAGCACCAGCGTGCTGCCGCACTCCGGCGACTCCTCCGGCACCACCCAGATTCCGCAGCCGATCCTGCCCTCCGGTTACAGCGGCGGGGACGACGGCGGCTTCGAAGGACACGGCAACCGGGGCAGCGGCCGCGGCAAGCTGTGGATCCTCGCCGTCCTCGCGGTGATCGCCGTCGCGGCGGGCGTCGCCCTGGCGCTCAACGGCGGCGGCGGCGGAGGCGGTGGGGGCACCGGCACCTCCGTGACGCCGACCACCTCGCAGAGCACCGAGGACCAGACGGCCAGCGAGACGCCGAGCGAGGAGCCGACCGAAGAGCAGACCGACACGTCCACGGACGACAGCGGCAGCTCGGGCGGCTCGGGCTACACGCCGTCCTATACGCCGTCGTACACGCCCTCGTACACGCCGTCGCCCACGGCGACGCAGCCGTCCGAGACGGCGACGGAGCCGACGGACACGGCGGAGCCGACCGATACGGCGCCGGAGCCGACGGAATCGGCGGACCCGACCGGCGGCCTGGTCGGGGGCACGGAAGGCGGCGGAGGCGGCGACTCCTGA
- a CDS encoding bacterial proteasome activator family protein: MEMPRNEGSPESPQILVVGQDGMALGGGGDDDSREVPVTEMVEQPAKVMRIGSMIKQLLEEVRAAPLDEASRARLKEIHSSSVKELEDGLAPELVEELERLSLPFNDDVTPSDAELRIAQAQLVGWLEGLFHGIQTTLFAQQMAARAQLEQMRRALPPGVGGNEDGVDPRAGGRSGGPYL, from the coding sequence ATGGAGATGCCGAGGAACGAAGGTTCGCCGGAAAGTCCCCAGATCCTGGTCGTGGGCCAGGACGGGATGGCGCTGGGCGGCGGGGGTGACGACGACTCCCGCGAGGTTCCGGTCACGGAGATGGTCGAGCAGCCCGCGAAGGTCATGCGGATCGGCAGCATGATCAAGCAGCTGCTCGAAGAGGTGCGCGCGGCTCCTCTCGACGAGGCCAGCCGGGCGCGGCTCAAGGAGATCCACTCCAGCTCGGTGAAGGAGCTGGAGGACGGTCTGGCCCCCGAACTCGTGGAGGAGCTGGAGCGGCTCTCCCTGCCCTTCAACGACGACGTGACCCCGAGTGATGCGGAACTGCGCATCGCCCAGGCCCAGTTGGTGGGCTGGCTCGAGGGTCTCTTCCACGGGATCCAGACCACGCTGTTCGCCCAGCAGATGGCCGCGCGGGCCCAGCTGGAGCAGATGCGCCGCGCGCTGCCCCCGGGCGTCGGCGGCAACGAGGATGGTGTCGACCCGCGCGCCGGCGGCCGCTCGGGCGGGCCGTACCTGTAA
- a CDS encoding NAD(P)H-quinone oxidoreductase, which produces MHAITIPEPGGPEALIWSEVPDAVAGEGEVLVEVVAGAVNRADILQRQGFYNPPPGASPYPGLECSGRIAEIGPGVSGWAVGDEVCALLAGGGYAEKVAVPAGQLLPVPKGLDLRRAAALPEVVCTVWSNVFMVAHLRPGETLLVHGGSSGIGTMAIQLAKAVGAKVAVTAGTPEKLERCAELGADILINYREQDFVEEVRKATDGAGADVILDNMGAKYLDRNVTALAVNGRLAIIGMQGGIKGELNIATLLNKRAAISATSLRARPLEEKTAIVAAVREHVWPLLDAGHIRPVVDRELPMSDAAAAHRVVEESGHIGKVLLVAP; this is translated from the coding sequence ATGCATGCGATCACGATTCCCGAACCCGGTGGGCCCGAGGCGCTGATCTGGAGCGAGGTGCCGGATGCGGTGGCCGGCGAGGGCGAGGTGCTGGTCGAGGTGGTGGCCGGCGCCGTCAACCGCGCCGACATCCTGCAACGACAGGGCTTCTACAACCCCCCGCCCGGCGCCTCCCCCTATCCCGGCCTGGAATGCTCCGGGCGGATCGCCGAGATCGGCCCCGGCGTCTCCGGCTGGGCCGTCGGCGACGAGGTGTGCGCGCTGCTCGCGGGCGGCGGCTACGCCGAGAAGGTCGCCGTACCGGCCGGACAGCTGCTGCCCGTGCCCAAGGGCCTCGACCTGCGGCGCGCGGCCGCGCTGCCCGAGGTGGTCTGCACGGTCTGGTCGAACGTCTTCATGGTCGCCCACCTGCGCCCCGGCGAGACACTGCTGGTGCACGGCGGCTCCAGCGGCATCGGCACGATGGCGATCCAGCTCGCCAAGGCCGTGGGCGCCAAGGTCGCGGTGACCGCGGGCACGCCGGAGAAGCTGGAGCGCTGTGCCGAGCTCGGCGCGGACATCCTGATCAACTACCGGGAACAGGACTTCGTCGAAGAGGTCAGGAAGGCCACCGACGGAGCGGGCGCCGACGTCATCCTCGACAACATGGGCGCGAAGTACCTCGACCGCAACGTCACGGCACTCGCCGTCAACGGACGGCTCGCGATCATCGGCATGCAGGGCGGCATCAAGGGCGAGCTGAACATCGCCACGCTGCTGAACAAGCGCGCCGCGATCAGCGCGACCTCGCTGCGGGCGCGGCCGCTGGAGGAGAAGACGGCGATCGTGGCGGCCGTACGCGAGCATGTGTGGCCACTGCTGGACGCCGGGCACATCCGTCCCGTCGTCGACCGTGAGCTGCCGATGAGCGACGCGGCCGCCGCGCACCGGGTCGTCGAGGAGAGCGGCCACATCGGCAAGGTCCTGCTGGTCGCGCCGTAG
- a CDS encoding ATP-binding cassette domain-containing protein translates to MSQHTSALAIETAGLVKTFGETRAVDGVDLAVPAGTVYGVLGPNGAGKTTTVKMLATLLRPDDGEAHVFGHDVVREAEEVRGRVSLTGQYASVDEDLTGTENLVLLGRLLGHHKKAARERAGQLLEAFGLSDAAGKQVKHYSGGMRRRIDIAASILNTPELLFLDEPTTGLDPRSRNQVWDIVRAVVAQGTTVLLTTQYLDEADQLASRIAVIDRGRVIAEGTKGELKASVGAGTVHLRLRDGGQRPEAAEILRRALDAQVQLEPDSVALTARLGSATGDTAAEQASRALAELARTGITVDNFSLGQPSLDEVFLALTGHDTHDARDARDARDDKDEVAA, encoded by the coding sequence ATGAGCCAGCACACGTCAGCCCTGGCCATCGAAACGGCGGGCCTGGTGAAGACGTTCGGCGAGACCAGGGCCGTCGACGGAGTCGACCTCGCCGTGCCGGCCGGCACGGTCTACGGCGTCCTCGGCCCGAACGGCGCCGGCAAGACCACCACCGTGAAGATGCTCGCCACGCTGCTCAGGCCCGACGACGGCGAGGCCCACGTCTTCGGCCACGACGTCGTCCGCGAGGCCGAGGAGGTCCGCGGCCGGGTCAGCCTCACCGGCCAGTACGCCTCCGTCGACGAGGACCTCACCGGCACCGAGAACCTGGTCCTGCTGGGCCGCCTCCTCGGCCACCACAAGAAGGCCGCACGCGAGCGTGCCGGGCAGCTCCTGGAGGCCTTCGGTCTTTCGGACGCGGCCGGGAAGCAGGTCAAGCACTACTCCGGCGGCATGCGGCGCCGTATCGACATCGCCGCGTCCATCCTCAACACACCGGAACTGCTCTTCCTGGACGAGCCGACCACCGGCCTCGATCCGCGCAGCCGCAACCAGGTCTGGGACATCGTGCGCGCGGTCGTCGCCCAGGGCACCACCGTGCTGCTGACCACGCAGTATCTGGACGAGGCCGACCAGTTGGCCTCCCGGATCGCCGTCATCGACCGCGGCCGGGTGATCGCCGAGGGCACGAAGGGCGAGCTGAAGGCCTCGGTGGGCGCCGGGACCGTACATCTGCGTCTCAGGGACGGCGGGCAGCGGCCCGAGGCGGCGGAGATCCTACGACGGGCCCTGGACGCCCAGGTGCAGCTGGAACCCGACTCGGTCGCACTGACGGCCCGGCTCGGCTCGGCGACCGGTGACACAGCCGCCGAACAGGCCTCGCGCGCCCTCGCCGAACTGGCCCGCACCGGGATCACCGTCGACAACTTCTCGCTGGGTCAGCCCAGCCTGGACGAGGTCTTCCTCGCCCTCACCGGACACGACACGCACGACGCCCGCGACGCCCGCGACGCCCGCGACGACAAGGACGAGGTGGCGGCATGA
- a CDS encoding ABC transporter permease, producing the protein MSTATQTEAQDLAPVSAESLAALLVTGERPPRPSALSASLTFGWRAILKIKHVPEQLFDVTAFPIMMVLMYTYLFGGALAGSPKEYIQFLLPGILVMSVVMITMYTGVSVNTDIEKGVFDRFRTLPIWRPSVMVGYLLGDALRYTIASVVMLTVGVILGYRPDGGVGGVVAGIALLVVFSFAFSWIWTMFGLLLRTEKSVMGVSMMVIFPLTFLSNVFVDPRTMPGWLQAFVNNSPITHLSSAVRGLMAGDWPADEIAWSLGWAGLFVAVFGPVTMRLYNRK; encoded by the coding sequence ATGAGCACCGCGACACAGACCGAGGCCCAGGACCTGGCCCCCGTCAGCGCGGAGTCGCTGGCCGCACTGCTGGTCACCGGGGAGCGTCCGCCGCGCCCGAGCGCCCTGTCGGCCTCGCTGACCTTCGGCTGGCGGGCGATCCTCAAGATCAAGCATGTACCGGAGCAGCTCTTCGACGTCACCGCGTTCCCGATCATGATGGTGCTGATGTACACGTACCTGTTCGGGGGCGCCCTGGCCGGGTCCCCGAAGGAGTACATCCAGTTCCTGCTGCCGGGCATCCTGGTGATGTCGGTCGTGATGATCACGATGTACACCGGTGTCTCGGTGAACACCGACATCGAGAAGGGCGTCTTCGACCGGTTCCGCACGCTGCCGATCTGGCGGCCGTCGGTGATGGTCGGCTATCTGCTCGGCGATGCCCTGCGCTACACGATCGCGTCCGTCGTGATGCTCACCGTCGGTGTGATCCTCGGCTACCGCCCGGACGGCGGCGTCGGTGGTGTGGTCGCCGGGATCGCCCTGCTCGTCGTCTTCTCGTTCGCCTTCTCGTGGATCTGGACGATGTTCGGGCTGCTGCTGCGCACCGAGAAGTCGGTGATGGGCGTCAGCATGATGGTGATCTTCCCGCTGACCTTCCTGTCCAACGTCTTCGTCGACCCTCGCACGATGCCGGGCTGGCTCCAGGCCTTCGTCAACAACAGCCCGATCACCCATCTGTCCTCGGCCGTGCGCGGCTTGATGGCGGGCGACTGGCCCGCCGACGAGATCGCCTGGTCGCTGGGCTGGGCGGGCCTGTTCGTCGCGGTCTTCGGCCCGGTCACCATGCGGCTCTACAACCGCAAGTGA
- a CDS encoding potassium channel family protein, which translates to MFHVKLPGHDAIARQADEHLVTHKVKLPRKVVEHPFRQVAKRVLMALLVLAATALIVYADRDGYNDNSDQSVDFLDAWYYATVTLSTTGYGDITPVSDAARLTNIFVVTPLRVLFLIILVGTTLEVLTERTREEWRLNRWRSTLRDHTVVVGFGTKGRSAIQTVCATGLKKEQVVVVDPSGKAIDAATADGYAGIVGDATRSEVLMRAEVHRARKIIIATQRDDTAVLVTLTARQLNKGAKIVAAVREEENAPLLKQSGADAVITSASAAGRLLGLSVLSPAAGMVMEDLIQQGSGLDLVERPVIKAEVGRVPRDTEDLVVSVLRGHRVLGYDDPAIGTLELTDRLITIVRATPGTQVAPDARPLPPMPSQ; encoded by the coding sequence GTGTTTCACGTGAAACTTCCGGGCCATGACGCGATCGCCCGCCAGGCGGACGAGCATCTCGTGACCCACAAGGTGAAGTTGCCGCGCAAGGTGGTGGAGCACCCGTTCCGCCAGGTCGCCAAACGGGTGCTGATGGCCCTGCTGGTCCTCGCGGCGACCGCCCTGATCGTCTACGCCGACCGTGACGGCTACAACGACAACTCCGACCAGTCCGTCGACTTCCTCGACGCCTGGTACTACGCGACGGTCACCCTCTCCACCACGGGGTACGGCGACATCACCCCGGTCAGCGATGCCGCTCGGCTCACCAACATCTTCGTCGTCACGCCCCTGCGTGTGCTGTTCCTGATCATCCTGGTCGGCACGACGCTCGAAGTCCTCACCGAACGCACCCGGGAGGAGTGGCGGCTCAACCGCTGGAGGTCCACCTTGCGCGACCACACCGTCGTCGTCGGCTTCGGCACCAAGGGCCGGTCGGCGATCCAGACCGTCTGCGCGACGGGTCTGAAGAAGGAGCAGGTCGTGGTGGTCGACCCCAGCGGCAAGGCGATCGACGCCGCGACCGCCGACGGCTATGCGGGGATCGTCGGGGACGCCACCCGCAGTGAGGTGCTCATGCGCGCCGAGGTGCACAGGGCGCGGAAGATCATCATCGCCACCCAGCGCGACGACACGGCCGTCCTCGTGACCCTGACCGCCCGGCAGCTCAACAAGGGCGCCAAGATCGTGGCCGCTGTGCGCGAGGAGGAGAACGCGCCGCTGCTCAAGCAGTCCGGTGCCGACGCGGTCATCACCAGCGCCAGTGCGGCCGGCCGGCTCCTCGGTCTTTCGGTGCTCAGCCCCGCCGCAGGCATGGTGATGGAGGACCTCATCCAGCAGGGCAGCGGGCTCGACCTCGTCGAACGGCCCGTCATAAAGGCGGAGGTGGGAAGGGTTCCGAGGGATACGGAAGACCTCGTGGTGAGTGTTCTGCGCGGGCACCGGGTGCTCGGCTACGACGATCCGGCCATCGGGACCCTGGAGCTGACGGACCGGCTGATCACGATCGTGCGCGCGACGCCGGGCACCCAGGTGGCACCCGACGCGCGCCCGCTGCCTCCGATGCCCTCGCAATGA
- a CDS encoding molybdopterin molybdotransferase MoeA, with amino-acid sequence MTARSLRSGEDADEFDVEEALALVKEDNGAAHRAPAPPPQASGASARDAHHKATAWTEARATAARAARAVTRSARRAPVSVRLEDALGLTLAAPLDALTDLPSFNTSAMDGWAVAGPGPWAVRDEGVLAGHAEPAPLTDGEAARIATGARIPPDTTAVLRSEHGQTDEKGRLHATREVVHGQDIRPRGQECRSGDQLLPPGALVTPAVLGLAAAAGYDTLAAVPRPRVEVLVLGDELLTEGAPRDGLIRDALGPMLPPWLRALGAEVTAVRRLGDSAAALRKAVTGSDADVIVTTGGTAAGPVDHVHPVLGRIGAELLVDGVKVRPGHPMLLARTKENQHLVGLPGNPLAAVSGLLTLAEPLLRTLAARPAPEPYTLPLRDEAHGHPYDTRLVPVVLRGDSAVPLHYNGPAMLRGIAAADALAVVPPGGARPGQEAELLDLPWASAGIGVCFT; translated from the coding sequence ATGACCGCCCGGTCCCTGCGGAGCGGCGAGGACGCCGACGAGTTCGACGTCGAGGAGGCGCTGGCGCTGGTGAAGGAAGACAACGGTGCCGCCCACCGTGCCCCGGCACCCCCGCCGCAGGCCTCCGGCGCGTCCGCACGGGACGCCCACCACAAGGCGACTGCCTGGACCGAGGCCCGCGCCACGGCCGCCCGGGCCGCCCGTGCCGTGACCCGCAGCGCCCGCCGCGCCCCCGTCTCCGTACGGCTCGAGGACGCCCTCGGCCTCACCCTGGCCGCTCCCCTCGACGCCCTCACCGACCTCCCCTCCTTCAACACCTCGGCCATGGACGGCTGGGCGGTCGCGGGACCCGGACCCTGGGCCGTACGGGACGAGGGCGTGCTGGCCGGACACGCCGAGCCCGCGCCTCTCACCGACGGCGAGGCGGCCCGGATCGCCACCGGCGCCCGTATCCCCCCGGACACCACCGCCGTCCTGCGCAGCGAGCACGGACAGACCGACGAGAAGGGCAGGCTGCACGCCACCCGGGAGGTCGTCCACGGCCAGGACATCCGTCCGCGCGGACAGGAGTGCCGTAGTGGCGACCAGCTCCTGCCGCCCGGCGCCCTCGTCACCCCGGCCGTCCTCGGTCTTGCCGCGGCGGCTGGATACGACACCCTCGCCGCTGTCCCCCGCCCCCGCGTCGAAGTCCTCGTCCTCGGCGACGAGTTGCTCACCGAGGGTGCTCCGCGCGACGGCCTGATCCGGGACGCGCTCGGGCCGATGCTCCCGCCCTGGCTGCGCGCGCTCGGCGCCGAGGTCACCGCCGTACGCCGGCTCGGTGACTCCGCCGCGGCCCTGCGCAAGGCCGTCACCGGCTCCGACGCCGACGTGATCGTCACGACCGGCGGCACCGCGGCCGGACCCGTCGACCACGTCCACCCCGTCCTTGGCCGTATCGGCGCCGAACTCCTGGTCGACGGCGTCAAGGTGCGTCCCGGCCACCCCATGCTGCTGGCCCGCACCAAGGAGAACCAGCACCTCGTCGGCCTGCCCGGCAATCCCCTGGCGGCGGTCTCCGGCCTGCTCACGCTCGCCGAGCCGCTGCTGCGCACCCTGGCCGCCCGCCCGGCCCCGGAGCCGTACACGCTGCCCCTGAGGGACGAGGCCCACGGTCATCCGTACGACACCCGGCTGGTCCCGGTCGTCCTGCGCGGGGACAGCGCGGTTCCGCTGCACTACAACGGCCCGGCCATGCTGCGGGGCATCGCGGCCGCCGACGCCCTCGCCGTCGTACCGCCCGGGGGCGCCCGGCCCGGGCAGGAGGCCGAACTGCTCGATCTGCCCTGGGCGTCCGCCGGAATCGGGGTGTGTTTCACGTGA
- a CDS encoding NTP transferase domain-containing protein has product MTSYEPSRDQGAGPVYDVVVLAGGAARRLGGADKPGVRVGGRALLDRVLAACADAGTTVVVADPRPTARPVTWAREDPPGGGPLAALDAGLRHTTARYVLVLSADLPFLQEGTARLLLTVLRTGGADGVLLTDADGRDQPLVAAYRATSLRHGLTALTKEHGALTGLPLRRLTAALDLTRVPDPVASFDCDTWDDIATARARIREHGHVLDEWISAVKDELGIDLDVDTGVLLDLARDAAHGVARPAAPLTTFLVGYAAARAGGGSEAVAEASRKAAALALRWADETDGDTAATPDGDPETRPDAG; this is encoded by the coding sequence GTGACCTCGTACGAGCCCTCGCGCGACCAAGGCGCCGGTCCGGTGTACGACGTGGTCGTGCTCGCCGGGGGTGCCGCCCGGCGGCTCGGCGGCGCGGACAAGCCCGGTGTGCGGGTGGGCGGACGCGCCCTGCTCGACCGCGTCCTCGCCGCCTGCGCCGACGCGGGCACCACCGTCGTCGTCGCCGACCCCCGCCCCACCGCCCGGCCGGTGACCTGGGCTCGCGAGGACCCGCCCGGCGGCGGCCCGCTGGCCGCCCTGGACGCCGGCCTGCGGCACACCACGGCGCGGTACGTCCTGGTGCTCTCCGCCGACCTGCCCTTCCTCCAGGAGGGCACCGCACGGCTGCTGCTGACCGTTCTGCGCACGGGCGGCGCCGACGGCGTGCTGCTCACCGACGCCGACGGACGCGACCAGCCGCTCGTGGCCGCGTACCGCGCGACCTCGCTGCGCCATGGGCTCACCGCGCTCACCAAGGAGCACGGCGCTCTCACCGGCCTTCCACTGCGCCGGCTCACCGCCGCGCTCGACCTCACCCGCGTCCCCGACCCCGTCGCGTCCTTCGACTGCGACACCTGGGACGACATCGCCACCGCCAGGGCACGCATCAGGGAGCATGGGCACGTGTTGGATGAATGGATTTCCGCAGTCAAGGACGAACTGGGCATCGACCTCGACGTCGACACCGGCGTGCTGCTCGACCTCGCCCGTGACGCCGCGCACGGCGTGGCCAGGCCCGCGGCACCGCTGACCACCTTCCTCGTCGGCTACGCCGCCGCGCGGGCAGGCGGAGGTTCCGAGGCGGTCGCCGAGGCCTCCCGCAAGGCCGCGGCCCTGGCCCTGCGCTGGGCCGACGAGACCGACGGCGACACCGCCGCCACGCCCGACGGGGACCCCGAGACCCGCCCGGACGCCGGATGA
- a CDS encoding dihydrolipoamide acetyltransferase family protein → MAQVLEFRLPDLGEGLTEAEIVRWLVEVGDVVAVDQPVVEVETAKAMVDVPCPYAGVVTARFGEEGSELPVGAPLITVAVGAAASDGSTADSGGSAGGSGNVLVGYGTSEAPARRRRVRPAPAVPAAANGRSIASPPGAPDDGPRAQTVGQDASGAVATARVDESGATGRAGAPEAVVDGPVPVISPLVRRLARENGLDLKELTGSGPDGLILRADVEYALRAAAAQTRTAPVPAATPATAPATTPKGTRVPLKGVRGAVADKLSRSRTEIPDATCWVDADATELMRARAAMNATGAPKISLLALLARICTAALARFPELNSTVDMAAREIVRLDAVHLGFAAQTERGLVVPVVKDAHTRDAEALSAEFARLTEAARTGTLTPAELTGGTFTLNNYGVFGVDGSTPIINHPEAAMLGVGRIVPKPWVHEGELAVRQVVQLSLTFDHRVCDGGTAGGFLRYVADCVEQPAVLLRTL, encoded by the coding sequence ATGGCGCAGGTGCTGGAGTTCAGGCTGCCGGATCTCGGCGAGGGCCTGACCGAGGCGGAGATCGTCCGCTGGCTGGTGGAGGTCGGCGACGTCGTCGCGGTCGACCAGCCGGTCGTCGAGGTCGAGACGGCCAAGGCGATGGTCGACGTCCCGTGCCCCTACGCCGGCGTCGTCACGGCCCGTTTCGGCGAGGAGGGCAGCGAGCTCCCGGTGGGGGCACCCCTGATCACGGTGGCGGTCGGAGCGGCGGCCTCCGACGGTTCGACGGCGGACTCCGGAGGTTCGGCGGGGGGCTCGGGCAACGTACTTGTCGGGTACGGCACCTCGGAGGCACCCGCGCGGCGGCGGAGGGTACGGCCGGCACCCGCCGTGCCCGCGGCCGCGAACGGCCGGAGCATCGCCTCCCCGCCCGGGGCGCCGGACGACGGGCCCCGGGCACAGACAGTCGGACAGGACGCGTCCGGGGCGGTGGCGACCGCAAGGGTGGACGAGTCCGGGGCGACCGGTCGGGCCGGTGCGCCCGAGGCCGTGGTGGACGGGCCCGTTCCCGTGATCTCACCCCTGGTGCGCCGTCTCGCGCGTGAGAACGGCCTCGACCTCAAGGAGCTCACCGGCTCCGGCCCCGACGGTCTGATCCTGCGGGCGGACGTCGAGTACGCCCTGCGGGCCGCCGCCGCACAGACGCGTACGGCACCCGTGCCGGCCGCCACTCCGGCGACAGCCCCTGCGACCACCCCCAAAGGGACCCGCGTCCCCCTCAAGGGCGTCCGGGGCGCCGTGGCCGACAAGCTCTCGCGGAGTCGGACCGAGATCCCCGACGCCACCTGCTGGGTGGACGCCGACGCGACGGAACTCATGCGCGCGCGTGCCGCGATGAACGCGACCGGCGCTCCGAAGATCTCCCTGCTCGCGCTGCTCGCCCGGATCTGCACCGCCGCCCTCGCCCGCTTCCCCGAGCTCAACTCCACCGTGGACATGGCGGCCAGGGAGATCGTCCGGCTGGACGCCGTGCATCTGGGGTTCGCCGCGCAGACCGAGCGGGGACTGGTCGTGCCGGTCGTCAAGGACGCACACACGCGTGACGCCGAGGCCCTGTCCGCGGAGTTCGCCCGGCTGACCGAGGCGGCCCGCACCGGCACCCTCACCCCCGCGGAACTCACGGGCGGCACCTTCACGCTGAACAACTACGGCGTGTTCGGCGTCGACGGCTCCACGCCGATCATCAACCACCCCGAGGCCGCCATGCTCGGCGTCGGCCGCATCGTCCCCAAGCCGTGGGTGCACGAGGGCGAGCTGGCGGTGCGCCAGGTCGTCCAGCTCTCCCTCACCTTCGACCACCGGGTGTGCGACGGCGGCACCGCGGGCGGCTTCCTGCGGTATGTGGCGGACTGCGTGGAACAGCCGGCGGTCCTGCTGCGCACCCTGTGA